A DNA window from Streptomyces parvus contains the following coding sequences:
- a CDS encoding ABC transporter substrate-binding protein: MTDQSEWRFSDDRGQQSTAPLPPGRVLAYVQAGATLWDLGIRPVAIFGSDHDGPGPDTAKTGSLPLTDVAYVGAGSALDVERLLSAEPDLVVAVSYGGGHVYGLAPETAKPLEERVPVVVLDVSQARTFGEIGDRFAELARSLGAPGRPDADQDLDAARERLRTVVAATSADAPRVLALSPAGPDQAHVARPRMWPELRVLTELGVRLVEPAEGPGANWSTLDRADTFALRPEVILTDIRAHAAPLEELRGSEGTPTPVVPWNPEPLYGPRDHARFLGLVADALEAARAS, from the coding sequence GTGACGGACCAGAGCGAATGGCGGTTCTCCGACGACCGGGGTCAGCAGTCGACGGCGCCCCTGCCGCCCGGACGGGTGCTGGCCTACGTCCAGGCCGGGGCGACCCTGTGGGACCTCGGGATCCGGCCGGTGGCGATCTTCGGCTCCGACCACGACGGACCCGGCCCCGACACGGCGAAGACCGGGAGCCTGCCGCTCACCGACGTCGCGTACGTGGGTGCGGGCAGCGCCCTGGACGTCGAGCGGCTGCTTAGTGCCGAGCCGGACCTCGTGGTGGCCGTCAGCTACGGCGGCGGCCATGTCTACGGGTTGGCCCCCGAGACGGCCAAGCCCCTGGAGGAGCGGGTCCCGGTGGTCGTCCTCGACGTCAGCCAGGCCCGTACGTTCGGCGAGATCGGCGACCGGTTCGCCGAACTGGCCCGCTCGCTCGGTGCCCCCGGGCGACCGGACGCCGACCAGGACCTCGACGCCGCCCGGGAGCGGCTGCGCACCGTCGTCGCCGCCACATCCGCCGACGCGCCCCGGGTGCTCGCCCTCTCCCCGGCCGGCCCGGACCAGGCCCATGTCGCACGCCCCAGGATGTGGCCCGAGCTGCGGGTCCTCACCGAACTGGGCGTCCGGCTCGTGGAGCCCGCCGAGGGGCCGGGGGCCAACTGGTCCACGCTCGACCGCGCCGACACCTTCGCGCTGCGCCCCGAAGTGATCCTGACCGACATCCGCGCACACGCCGCGCCCCTGGAAGAGCTGCGGGGGAGTGAGGGCACGCCGACGCCCGTCGTCCCCTGGAACCCCGAGCCCCTCTACGGGCCCCGCGACCACGCCCGCTTCCTGGGCCTGGTCGCGGACGCCCTGGAGGCGGCGCGGGCGAGCTGA
- a CDS encoding nuclear transport factor 2 family protein: MTTAVDRFRTAVDNRDLGALDDLFTEDIRLYSPVKFTPFEGRPAVLGLFGVLLRTFEDFRYVGEFAGASQTSADGSEAPSAVLLFRATVAGKEIHGIDLVHLDEDGRIKEFTVMVRPASAVQALGEAVLAGLVADGLAPAP, from the coding sequence ATGACCACCGCAGTGGACCGCTTCCGCACCGCCGTCGACAACCGCGACCTCGGCGCCCTGGACGATCTGTTCACCGAGGACATCCGGCTCTACAGCCCGGTGAAATTCACCCCGTTCGAGGGCCGGCCGGCGGTACTGGGGCTGTTCGGCGTCCTGCTGCGCACCTTCGAGGACTTCCGGTACGTCGGCGAGTTCGCGGGCGCCTCGCAGACGAGCGCCGACGGGAGCGAGGCCCCGTCGGCGGTCCTGCTCTTCAGGGCGACGGTCGCGGGCAAGGAGATCCACGGCATCGACCTGGTGCACCTGGACGAGGACGGACGCATCAAGGAGTTCACCGTGATGGTCCGACCCGCCTCCGCCGTCCAGGCGCTGGGCGAGGCGGTGCTCGCCGGACTGGTCGCCGACGGTCTCGCCCCCGCCCCGTAG
- a CDS encoding cupin, which translates to MDDLNALAEEHLTAARASAHGRSAHLVLQEPPLRQTVIALTEGTALDEHNAPPAASLLVLRGGVRLTAASGDTELPAGTLHPIPQERHGLLALSDAVVLLTAVND; encoded by the coding sequence ATGGACGACCTCAACGCACTCGCCGAGGAACATCTGACCGCCGCCCGCGCCTCCGCGCACGGCCGCAGCGCCCACCTCGTGCTCCAGGAGCCCCCCTTGCGGCAGACGGTGATCGCCCTCACCGAGGGGACCGCGCTCGACGAGCACAACGCGCCGCCCGCCGCCTCGCTCCTCGTCCTGCGCGGCGGCGTCCGCCTCACCGCGGCGTCCGGCGACACGGAACTGCCTGCCGGGACCCTGCACCCGATCCCGCAGGAACGGCACGGGCTGCTGGCGCTCAGCGACGCCGTGGTGCTGCTCACCGCCGTCAACGACTGA
- a CDS encoding YihY/virulence factor BrkB family protein yields the protein MPTQIASAADSTAPTDGHAAPPRPWLTALRRTPVSLWNDDITDWAAALTYYAILALLPALLVTVSVIGLANPDATSALISDITAFAPAESGEALRRPLEAATEQRSAVWLLVATGSVSAVWSACSYLAVFRRAMHAMHGVRDNRPPLRQAHIIAVSAIGLLLLLMTSAFALVMTGPLARWLGRRIGLPHEGETLWAALKWPLLVFLVACLIMVLFSTGPRSARGVRRGLPGGVLAAVCWLTASALFALYATQVGSYSRLYGSLAGLVVFLIWVWFANLSLLAGAQFNVELRRPEPRWEPGTGAKEADVHGDASGGDADGPVPAAG from the coding sequence TTGCCCACCCAGATCGCGTCCGCCGCGGACAGCACCGCCCCCACCGACGGGCACGCCGCACCGCCCCGCCCCTGGCTCACCGCTCTGCGCCGTACCCCGGTCTCGCTGTGGAACGACGACATCACCGACTGGGCCGCCGCCCTGACGTACTACGCCATCCTCGCCCTGCTCCCGGCGCTCCTGGTCACCGTGTCCGTGATCGGCCTCGCCAACCCCGACGCGACCAGCGCCCTGATCTCCGACATCACGGCGTTCGCGCCCGCAGAGTCCGGGGAGGCGCTGCGCAGGCCGTTGGAGGCGGCCACCGAGCAGCGCTCCGCCGTCTGGCTGCTCGTCGCGACCGGGTCCGTGAGCGCCGTCTGGTCCGCGTGCAGCTATCTCGCGGTCTTCCGCCGGGCGATGCACGCGATGCACGGCGTCCGGGACAACCGCCCGCCCCTGCGCCAGGCGCACATCATCGCCGTCTCGGCGATCGGCCTGCTCCTCCTCCTGATGACCAGTGCCTTCGCCCTCGTCATGACCGGCCCGCTGGCCCGCTGGCTCGGCCGTCGCATCGGCCTGCCGCACGAGGGGGAAACCCTGTGGGCGGCGCTGAAGTGGCCGCTGCTGGTCTTCCTCGTCGCCTGCCTGATCATGGTCCTCTTCAGCACCGGCCCCCGCTCCGCGCGGGGCGTCCGCCGGGGCCTGCCCGGCGGGGTACTCGCCGCGGTCTGCTGGCTCACCGCATCGGCGCTGTTCGCCCTCTACGCGACCCAGGTCGGCAGCTACAGCAGGCTGTACGGATCGCTCGCCGGGCTCGTCGTCTTCCTGATCTGGGTCTGGTTCGCCAACCTCTCACTGCTGGCCGGAGCCCAGTTCAACGTCGAGCTGCGGCGGCCCGAACCGCGCTGGGAACCCGGCACGGGCGCGAAGGAGGCCGACGTGCACGGGGACGCGTCCGGCGGGGACGCGGACGGGCCCGTCCCGGCCGCGGGCTGA
- a CDS encoding PadR family transcriptional regulator has protein sequence MALRHAVLAALLDEELSGYQVTKAFAAGVANFWHALPQQVYAELARLEKEGLVAGREVVQEGRPNKRLFRVTREGLAELESFASTAAKPAFLREDLLVQVQAADHLGTGVLIERLTERYAFAEAKAALFEEQLRRMRGGLDEAEFLLRGARVGPYLTCRRGRDFERANRDWCRDVIEVLRARRAAGEEG, from the coding sequence ATGGCGTTGCGCCATGCGGTGCTGGCGGCGCTGCTCGACGAGGAGCTGAGCGGCTATCAGGTGACGAAGGCGTTCGCGGCGGGTGTCGCGAACTTCTGGCACGCCCTGCCGCAGCAGGTCTACGCGGAGCTGGCCAGGCTGGAGAAGGAGGGTCTGGTCGCCGGGCGCGAGGTCGTCCAGGAGGGGCGTCCCAACAAGCGGCTGTTCCGCGTCACCCGGGAGGGGCTGGCCGAGCTGGAGAGCTTCGCGTCCACCGCTGCCAAGCCCGCGTTCCTGCGGGAGGACCTGCTGGTCCAGGTCCAGGCGGCCGACCATCTCGGCACCGGCGTACTGATCGAGCGGCTCACCGAGCGGTACGCCTTCGCCGAGGCCAAGGCCGCGCTGTTCGAGGAGCAGTTGCGCAGGATGCGCGGCGGCCTGGACGAGGCGGAGTTCCTGCTCCGCGGGGCTCGCGTCGGCCCGTATCTCACCTGCCGCCGCGGGCGGGACTTCGAACGGGCCAACCGCGACTGGTGCCGGGACGTGATCGAGGTGCTGCGGGCGCGGCGAGCGGCCGGGGAGGAGGGCTGA
- a CDS encoding M12 family metallo-peptidase gives MRANLVKAVLAVGIGASLCAASADTPAAATTTATARTVTETTRAAPCPVVDVLVLYTPKAARQVGGEHRVPASAQRIATRMNRSLAGGGLCGIIRVVHPHTVTGYQGPEEFRSAHALLKDHTSAGVGRHAHEQRARYGADLVTLIVDRPERGGGTADYTPALDSSTDEYAYAVVDVDGIGLDSASHEIGHNLGLAHDRTTLAGNPDGSMSVSRNRPYNTGWVTEDGKRYTIMAYRSACGGHCRRISRFSSATGTWRGHRLGDAENDGVRVLRETMPIVAGYRTRS, from the coding sequence ATGCGCGCGAACCTTGTGAAGGCAGTCCTGGCCGTCGGCATCGGCGCTTCGCTCTGCGCGGCTTCGGCGGACACGCCGGCCGCCGCCACGACGACCGCCACGGCACGCACGGTGACGGAAACGACGAGGGCGGCGCCCTGTCCCGTGGTCGACGTACTGGTCCTCTACACACCGAAGGCCGCGCGGCAGGTGGGCGGCGAGCACCGGGTGCCCGCCTCGGCCCAGCGGATCGCGACCCGGATGAACCGGTCCCTGGCGGGTGGCGGACTCTGCGGGATCATCCGCGTCGTCCACCCGCACACCGTGACCGGTTACCAGGGGCCGGAGGAGTTCCGTTCCGCGCACGCACTCCTCAAGGACCACACTTCGGCGGGGGTCGGACGCCATGCGCACGAACAGCGGGCGCGGTACGGAGCCGATCTGGTCACGCTGATCGTGGACCGGCCGGAGCGGGGCGGCGGCACGGCGGACTACACGCCCGCCCTGGACAGCTCCACGGACGAGTACGCCTACGCGGTCGTCGACGTGGACGGGATCGGCCTGGATTCGGCGAGCCACGAGATCGGCCACAACCTCGGCCTCGCCCACGACCGTACGACGCTGGCGGGCAACCCGGACGGATCGATGAGCGTGAGCCGGAACCGCCCGTACAACACCGGGTGGGTCACCGAGGACGGCAAGCGCTACACGATCATGGCGTACCGCTCCGCGTGCGGGGGCCACTGCCGCCGTATCAGCCGGTTCTCCAGCGCGACGGGGACGTGGCGGGGCCACCGGCTGGGCGACGCGGAGAACGACGGCGTACGGGTGCTGCGCGAGACCATGCCGATCGTCGCCGGGTACCGCACCAGGAGCTGA